DNA from Polaribacter sp. NJDZ03:
TTTTAAAATAGATTATTTCTTTTTCTCTATAATTTTATTGAATTCGTCTAAATAAATATTTGTAATTCTTTCCATTGGAAAAGCAGTTGCAGCCTTATAATTAGCTTCACCTAATTCTATTCTGTATGCATCGTTAGTTACAATAGCTTTAATAGCATTTGCTAAACTGGTTACACTTTCTGGTTCAAAAAACTCACCTCTATACCCTTCATCTTCAATTAAAGTGGCTAAATCTCCTAGATTGGGCATTACTACAGCTCTACCATAACTACCTGCTTGGTGTAATACTCCAGAACTTCCTGTTGTAGACGTATAAGGAAAAACAACAACAGCGCTTTCCGTAAACAAAGGTGCTACTTCTACCTCTTCTACATAACCTGTAAAAGTAAGTTGTGGTACATGTTTATAGGTTTCTTTTGCATTTTCTAAATAACCAGGTACGTTTGGGTTGTCTGTTCCTGCAATTACAATCTCTAAATCTAAACCTGTTTCTTTTCTTACAATTTCTACAGCCTCAATCATAGACTCTACCTTTTTATAGGTTCCGAATTTACCAAAAGTCATAATTTTTAAAGGTCCTTCTGGTAATTTTTGAGACGGATTTTCTGGTATTTCAAAAGTACCATGAGGAATCATTTTTACATTACCTACCTTGTATTTATCTGCTAAAGTAGTTACATATTTATCCATGGTTACCGTAACTAAATCTGCTTTTAAAATTAACTTGGTTAATGAAGTTCCTATAAGATTATATATTTTTTGAGCCAGTTTGTTTGATGTAAAACCTGCACTTTCTAAATCTACTTGTTCTAAAATATTATGTAATAAAACAATTGTAGGTATTTTTTTTATTTTACAAACCATTGGTATTGCCAATCCTAAAGCTGCAGCCACTTTTTTATCACCAAACTTCATAAACTGTAAATTAAACAAAATAGCATCTGGCTTTGTTTGGTTAATTGCTTTGGTAACATTTATAATATTTGTGTAGCTGTTAAATTCCCAACATTCTTTCACCGTAATTTTACATCCATTTTCTGTAAAATTAATATCTTTTCCTTCTAAAGTCTTATCTGTTAATAAAATTAACTCTGTTACTTTTTTACTCTGTCTAAAACTTTTTACCAAGTGATAAGCGTATTCATTTAAAGTTACTTTACTTGGTGGATATGCTGTTACAATGGCTAATTTCATATTATTAATTTTATTACAAATTTATATTATTACTTATTCTTTTTTTATAAACCCCGCTCAAATACAATTATATATAGATGATTAGAAAATTGGTTTAGACAATATTACTCTTTTATTTCTTTTATAGATTTAGATGTTCTAGAATCTTTAAAAAAGAAGAAACTAAGTTGTACTATTAATAATAATACCATGGCTATAATTTGTACATGAACAACTTGCTCTAAAGTTTCATGAAACAAAACAACCAATACTATTTGTAACATTCCAAAAATACCAGAAAGTACAACAGGTACATATTTATCTAACGACAAATAATAATATGCAAATATATTTGAGATGGCAAAAATTCCTGTTGCAGAAGCATATTTCCATAATAATGATGAAACTGATAAGTATTCACTACCAAATAAAATTTTAATTATTTCATCAGGAAATAAAAAGCAACTAATAACGATTACAGCTGCAATAAAACCAATATAAACAACGTATTTTAACAAGATTGGTAACGTATCTTTGCCTTCTTTTTTTAATTGAACAACTTTTGGTAAAAGTAACATTACAAACATCCAAGCAATAAAATAGACTACTCTACCAATAAGTGCTAATGAAGCGTATAACCCAGCCTCATAAGATTCAAAATAATGTTTAACCAATAGAATATCACTGTTATTAATAATGATTTGTGTTAACTCATAAAAAGCAGTAATAATAAAGAAATTCTTCACTAACTTTTTATTATCTGCTTCTAAAGAAAAAGGTTTAAATAATGAAAAATTGCTACTTTTAAATGGAATTAACCCAAAAACAAAAGAACAAAAAATACCGATTGCTATAATTAATGATGAATCTATATCTAAAAAATATAATAATGTAAAAGTTAATAATAAACGACTAATCATTTCTGATTGGTATGTAACTGATAAAGATTTTAATTCTTGTTTTCCTTGAAAAACACCTCTATTAACACTCATCAGAAAATAAAACGGAACTCCAAACCCAAAAATAACAAACATTGTTGAAGAAGTTGTTTTAAAAAAATGTTGCAATTGCGTTGAAAAAACAATAATTGCAATCCCTAAAAAGATTCCTGTAAATAGCGCATTTTTGTAAATTTTAGAAATAAAACCACTAAAAATTGAATCTTCAAAAAGCACAGAAAACTTAGCGGTAACCAACTGAAAAGTCATGGCTACAAAAGATAAAACCAATAAAAAAGTAATTAAAATTGCTGCATCAGCAAATTTCTCTGGACCTAAAACCCTACCTAAAACCAAATTGTATAAGTAATTTCCTCCATTAACTAAGAGAACACTTAACATAAACAGTTGTTCTGGTTTAATTTTTCCTTTTAATAGCCTAGGGGATAAAATCATTTATATTGCTTTAAAAATTAAGTTTTTAAATATTTTATTAAATTAATACAAATATCAAATAGAAACAAACTTTTATCACTATTAATCGACGAAAAACATTTATCTTTAGTTTTGTGATTAATAGCTATCGTTTAACTTACATTTTATAAAATATCCTCCTATGCGTTTAAAGTATTTTTCTTTTTTAATTATTTTTATGATAAGTCTTAGCAGCATTTCTCAAGAAATGCAAGAAGGTTTTACTTATTTAGAAACAGGTAAATACCAAGAAGCAGAAGTATTTTTTAAAGAAATATTAAAAGAATATCCTACAAATAAAACAGCAAGACTTTGTTACGGAAGAGCAATTGGTTTAAACGGAAAGGCAACTGCAGCGGTATCTCTTTTTACAAATCTTTTAAAAGATTTCCCTACCGATTTTGAAGTAAAACTTAATTATGCAGAATCATTACTTTGGAGTAAAAATTATCCTGATGCAAAAATCTATTATCAAACATTACTAAAAGAAAACAATAAAAGCTTTGCTGCTTTATTAGGTTACGCAAATACGTTATCTAATTTAAAAGAATTTGAAGCTGCTTTACTTAATGTAGACAAAGCTTTAGAAGTACTCCCAGGAAACCCAAATGCACTGGTTTCTAAAAAATACATGAGGTTAGGATTGGCTAATAAAAAGGTAACGGATCAAAAATATAAAGAAGCAGAAACAATTTTAAAAGAAAATTTTACTTCTTTCAAAGACGATAAAGAAACATTACTAAACCTTGCTAATTTGTATTTAATTTCTAATCAAATAGAAAAAGCAAAAAGCACCTATGAAATTATAGGTAAAAAACCAGAAGATAAACTAACCTCTTTAAACGGAATTTCTTTAGCGTATCACCTAGATACTGATGATAAAACGGCATTAATTGTAAGTAAAACAGCACTAAAAAGCATTGATAAAAACACCTCTGAAACCTTAAAAAATCAAACAATAGAAAGATATATTCAAGCATTAATTTGGAATAAAAAATATACACCTGCCGAAACTGAAATTGATAAATTATTAGACAACAATAAAAAACCAAAAAACTGGATGCTTTCATTAAGAGCTACTCTTAATATTTATAAAAGTGATTTTAATAAAAGTATAGATGATTATAATTTAATATTAAAAAAAGATAGTACTTCTTTTGATGGTAATCTAGGAAAAGCAAATGCTTTAAAAGCCTCTGGTTATTATAATAATGCATACAAGAGTGCAGAAAATACGTTATCTTTTTATGAAAACCAGAAAGATGCATCTAATTTTATAAAACAATTAGATTTAAGTTTTACCCCTTTTGTAGAAACAAAATTTTCTTATTCTTATGATAACGGAAATAACGAAG
Protein-coding regions in this window:
- a CDS encoding glycosyltransferase; protein product: MKLAIVTAYPPSKVTLNEYAYHLVKSFRQSKKVTELILLTDKTLEGKDINFTENGCKITVKECWEFNSYTNIINVTKAINQTKPDAILFNLQFMKFGDKKVAAALGLAIPMVCKIKKIPTIVLLHNILEQVDLESAGFTSNKLAQKIYNLIGTSLTKLILKADLVTVTMDKYVTTLADKYKVGNVKMIPHGTFEIPENPSQKLPEGPLKIMTFGKFGTYKKVESMIEAVEIVRKETGLDLEIVIAGTDNPNVPGYLENAKETYKHVPQLTFTGYVEEVEVAPLFTESAVVVFPYTSTTGSSGVLHQAGSYGRAVVMPNLGDLATLIEDEGYRGEFFEPESVTSLANAIKAIVTNDAYRIELGEANYKAATAFPMERITNIYLDEFNKIIEKKK
- a CDS encoding oligosaccharide flippase family protein — protein: MILSPRLLKGKIKPEQLFMLSVLLVNGGNYLYNLVLGRVLGPEKFADAAILITFLLVLSFVAMTFQLVTAKFSVLFEDSIFSGFISKIYKNALFTGIFLGIAIIVFSTQLQHFFKTTSSTMFVIFGFGVPFYFLMSVNRGVFQGKQELKSLSVTYQSEMISRLLLTFTLLYFLDIDSSLIIAIGIFCSFVFGLIPFKSSNFSLFKPFSLEADNKKLVKNFFIITAFYELTQIIINNSDILLVKHYFESYEAGLYASLALIGRVVYFIAWMFVMLLLPKVVQLKKEGKDTLPILLKYVVYIGFIAAVIVISCFLFPDEIIKILFGSEYLSVSSLLWKYASATGIFAISNIFAYYYLSLDKYVPVVLSGIFGMLQIVLVVLFHETLEQVVHVQIIAMVLLLIVQLSFFFFKDSRTSKSIKEIKE
- a CDS encoding tetratricopeptide repeat protein yields the protein MRLKYFSFLIIFMISLSSISQEMQEGFTYLETGKYQEAEVFFKEILKEYPTNKTARLCYGRAIGLNGKATAAVSLFTNLLKDFPTDFEVKLNYAESLLWSKNYPDAKIYYQTLLKENNKSFAALLGYANTLSNLKEFEAALLNVDKALEVLPGNPNALVSKKYMRLGLANKKVTDQKYKEAETILKENFTSFKDDKETLLNLANLYLISNQIEKAKSTYEIIGKKPEDKLTSLNGISLAYHLDTDDKTALIVSKTALKSIDKNTSETLKNQTIERYIQALIWNKKYTPAETEIDKLLDNNKKPKNWMLSLRATLNIYKSDFNKSIDDYNLILKKDSTSFDGNLGKANALKASGYYNNAYKSAENTLSFYENQKDASNFIKQLDLSFTPFVETKFSYSYDNGNNEANAYDVKAEIPFSTKFKILANYNYRTTLNNQIDSLKATTNNLLLGISYQLLNNVTLKGSFGVTSSDSESKKYNQLLTDISVNIKPFKLQSLDLGYKRDVQNFNAALLNDEIVQNNLILNYSLNTNFNLGWFTQYYYTWQSDDNARNLLFTSLYYNIFAKPSIKAGLNYQNISFKESKENYFSPSKFNAVEIFVDLIKDEAAAKEKEWFYGLTAATGLQYIENDEAQSTYRVQAKLGYKFSDRALINIYGLQSNIASAAASATTTASFTYTEFGLRFKWIFLKKPLYKK